In a single window of the Palaemon carinicauda isolate YSFRI2023 chromosome 10, ASM3689809v2, whole genome shotgun sequence genome:
- the LOC137647844 gene encoding protein FAM200C-like, whose translation MIGNAKLTNFSLAPAKLREHFLNLHGDGKYSKNTTLAEFRLKRARFDEKGTLPILGFVPIDKPVLTASYEVVYLIAKQEKPHIGETPIKPAALKMVNIMLGKDSEKKLSQI comes from the coding sequence ATGATTGGCAATGCTAAGTTGACCAATTTTAGTCTAGCACCGGCAAAACTAAGAGAACACTTCCTAAATCTGCATGGAGATGGTAAATACTCTAAGAACACAACGCTTGCAGAATTCAGGTTGAAGAGAGCCAGATTCGATGAAAAGGGTACACTACCTATTCTCGGCTTTGTACCCATCGACAAACCGGTCCTAACAGCGTCATACGAAGTTGTGTACCTTATTGCAAAGCAGGAAAAACCACACATTGGTGAAACACCTATAAAACCAGCAGCATTGAAGATGGTGAATATCATGCTGGGAAAAGACTCTGAAAAGAAGTTGTCccaaatttaa